The genomic DNA AACCTCATCCTTAAAAAGAAACCTTAACGGCTCTATAAGTTTTAGTTTCATTTTTTTGGGAAGCCCCCCTACATTGTGATGACTCTTTATTATGCTTGAGGGTCCTCCATATACAGAGCGGGATTCAATGACATCGGGATAGAGAGTTCCCTGTGCAAGAAATTGGACAGACTTTATTTTTTTTGCCGCAGACTCAAACACTTTTATAAACTCTGCTCCTATTATCTTTCTTTTTTTTTCAGGGTCTGCTACACCCTCTAATTTTTTAAGAAACCTCTTTCTTGCATCAACAGACACAAGGTCTATATGAAAATGCCTTCCAAATGTTTCTTTCACTCTTTCAGCCTCACCCTGCCTGAGAAGTCCATTGTCAACAAATATACACTTAAGTTGGTTGCCTATGGCCTGGTGTATAAGAACAGCAGCAACAGACGAATCCACTCCACCGCTTAAGCCAAGGACAACCTTCCCCTGTCCTGCCTGACTTTTTATCCTTTTCACAGACTCATCTATAAAAGAACGCATAGTCCATAAACCTTTGCACTTACAAACCCTTTTAAGAAAATTTGCTATCATCCTTGTTCCAAAAGCAGTGTGGACAACCTCAGGATGAAACTGAACTGCGAAAAGTTCTCTTTTTATATTCGCCATTGCTGCAAATTTAGTACTGTTGGTTGTTGCTAACACCACAAAGCCCGGAGGAATCTTTGACACAAAATCACAATGACTTGTCCAAACAGGACTTTTTTTTGGAATAGAAACAAAAAAATCATTTTTGCTCATAATCTCTAATTCCGCATAACCATATTCCCTTGTTTTTGCTTTGTGGACAAGACCGCCCAAAAGATGTGCCATAACCTGCATACCATAACATATACCAAGAACAGGAATCCCAATTTCAAATAACTCCCTACCACACATAGGAGCATTTTTTTCATAAACACTTGCAGGTCCGCCCGAAAGTATAATCCCGGACACGCCTGCCTGTTTTATATCTTTAATCTTTACTATATGAGGGACCACTTCACAATATACATGTTCTGCACGAACCCTTCTTGCAATAAGTTGAACATACTGTGAGCCAAAATCTATAATCCATATCAGTTCTTTTTTCATATTTTTTTTAGATTTAATCCGTCCAAAACGGCATCAAGTAGACTTTGAGCAACGTTTTTTACCTTCGCATCGGAATCACCCTCAACCATAACCCTTACCAAAGGTTCTGTCCCCGAATATCTTACGACAATCCTTCCATATTTACCCAACCTTCTGTTTGCATCTTCTAACGCTTTCTTATACAATTCAATCTTATCCAACGGGACCTTATTCTTGACGGGTGCATTTAACAAAATCTGAGGAAATTTTTTCATACAGGAGGAAAGATCCTCTAATGTTTTTCCTGTTTTATTCATAAATTTAAGAACCTGTATTAGTGTAACAATCCCATCACCTGCTGTTGAGCACCTTAAAAATATAATGTGCCCGGACTGTTCGCCCCCTATAACATAATTTCCTTTTAACATCTCATCAAGAACATTTTTATCCCCGACAGCCGTTCTTATCAGCCTTGCCCCGTTTTCCTTTAATGCAATCTCTAATCCAAGATTACTCATAACAGTTCCAACAACAGTGTTACAGGATAAAATCCCTTCTTTTAACATATCAAGCCCAAGCATTGCAAGAACAAAATCTCCATCCACAATATTTCCTTTTGCATCACAAAAAATTGCCCTGTCAGCATCGCCGTCTAATGCAACACCTATATCTGCCTTATCGGTTCGCACAATATTACATATATTTTCAGGACAGGTTGAACCGCACCCTTTATTTATATTTACGCCGTCGGGTGCATTTGAATACACCATAACACTTGCATCTATCTGTTTTAAAAATTTTTCTATAATATAAGAAGCAGCACCATTGGCACAATCAACAGATATTTTTAAGTCTTGGACATTCAAACCATCGGAGACTCCACCGTTGGGCAAGCGGGCAACCCCTGCTAAATAATCAAGATAAATATCTTCACACATCTTTCCTGCATCCTCAATAACAGGACTGGTTGTTATATCTGTTCTATCTTCAAATAAAAGCCTTTCAATTTCTCTTTCATATTTAGACGCAATCTTTATACCATCTGAACTGAATATTTTTATTCCGTTGTATTCAGACGGATTATGTGAGGCAGAGATACTTATACCCGCATCGGCTTTCATCTTTTTAACAAGCACAGACATAGCAGGAGTTGGAAGCAGACCCGCATCTAAAACTGTTGTTCCATATTTTGTCATACCTGAACACAGATCAGAAAAAATAGACTGACCTGAACATCTTCCATCCCTGCATAAGACAATACTTTTTGCATCAAGCAGCCTTGAAAGGAAAAAACCGATGTTTTTCACTGTGTGTTTATCCAATGGCCACTTGTTATATTCTGCTCTTAATCCATCGGTATTAAATATTATGGGTATGTTTTTCATATATCGGTTATTCTTTTATTTTTTGGCCCTTATAATATGATACAGCATTCCACCCCGCCTCTGCACCTTCTCCGCAGGCAGATATTGCCTGTTTAAAACTCCCAGAACGAACATCCCCGCAGGCAAAAATACCTTCGGCAGAGGTTTGAAAATTTTTATCTGTAATAATATATCCATCTTCATCTAATTTTAGAAAGGAAAACTTTTTCGTCTGTGGTTCGGTGCCTATGTGTATAAAAACTGCATCTGTTTTCAGTCTCATTATCTTGCCCGCATGAGCAGATTTTATAACAATCTCTTCAACATTCTGTTCACCTGTTATTTGTTCAATAATATATCCAAGAAATGTTTTTACACCGGACAATTCAAACTGTTTTATAACATCAGGACTGGCACGGTATTGTTCTCTTCTATGAATAAGCATAACCCTGCAATTGATACTGGAAAGATATGATGCATCTGTAAGTGCCCGATTACCTCCGCCTATAACTACAACATCTTTTCCCTTAAAAAAAGGGCCATCACAGGTTGCGCAATAAGAAACCCCTCTGCCTGCAAACCGCTCTTCTCCAGGGACATTCAATAGTTTAGGTTTAAGACCTGTTGCAATAACAATTGCTTTTGTTTCATAAATGCCGTCCTGTGTACATACACCATATTCTTCGCCTTGTGTTATTTCTTGTGCCTCTTCATATCTTATATCACAACCGGCCTTTTTTGCAGACTCAAACATCTTTTCTGCAAGTTCAAAACCTGTTATACCTTCAGGAAAACCGGGATAATTTTCTATTCTATATGCCTTGCCAATCTGCCCACCGTGAAACTGTCTTTCTAATATAAGAACATTTGCTCCCCACCTTCCGCAATAAAGTCCTGCTGTAAGTCCTGACGGACCGGCGCCTATTATTACCACATCAGTTTTTTGTTTCAATATGCCATCCCCTTTTTAAAAGGCAACAGGATACAGGCGACGAGGTGACAGGGAAAAAAGTTTTTGTTGTTCTGTTTTCCTCGTCACCAGTCACCCGTATTCCGTCATCCGTAGTCCGTATTTCGTTGTCCGTATTCCGTATTTTATATTTTTGATGGGATACGGTATACGAATAACGGCCTTTATCCGTCACCTGTTTTACGGTACTGCCTGAACAGACTTTACTTGAGGAATTTTTTCTTTTAGCACCTTCTCTATTCTCGTTTGAAGTGTAATATGAGCCATAGGACAGGAGCCGCAGGCACCTTTTAGCCTTACCTTAACAACCCCTTCTGGAGTAACCTCTACAAGTTCCACATCCCCGCCATCTTTTTTAAGATTCTCACGAACCTCTTTTAGTGCTTCTTCAACCTTTTCCCTCATATTTTCTCTCCTTTTTTAATACACATATCATCCAGAACACATTTGTTATGTTGAGGATTTTTTGCTGCGCAAACATTTCTTCCTAAGTTTATAATTAGATATGAAATCTTTATCCATTTCTCTTTAGGAACAATATTCATTAAATCTTTTTCTATTTTTTCAGGGTCTTTATTATTGGTCAAGCCCAACCTGTAACAAACTCTTTTCACATGTGTATCTACAATAATACCCTGGCTTTTTCCAAAAGCCTGCCCCAAAACAACATTGGCTGTTTTTCTTGCAACGCCCGGCAACAGTAAAAGTTCTTCCATATTATCAGGTATTTTCCCTTTAAATTTATCCCTTACCATTTTTGCAGCAGATATAATATTTTTAGCCTTGTTCTTATAAAATCCTGTTGAATATATAATTTTTTCAAATTCTTTTATATCTGCATTTGCATAATCTTCAACTGTTCTATATTTTTCAAAAAGCACCTTTGCAACATCATTTACCCTTACATCCGTGCACTGCGCAGAAAGAATTGTTGCTACAAGAAGCTCAAATGGATTAGAATACTTAAGTGCAGTTGTTGCGCCGGGATATACTTTCTCAAGTCTTTTTATAATCTCACCCACTTTTTCCACAAGTTTATTATATATTGAAATATCAATTAAGTCAAAAACTTGCCTTGAGCCTGTAAATCTGATAAAATAACAGATATGAATAAAGAAACTGTTCTGAATATATTTAAAAAATATAATGCCTTATTAGAAGGACATTTTAGTCTTTCAAGCGGACTTCACAGTCCAAACTATCTTCAGTGTGCGATATTGTTGCAGTATCCTGATGTTTCTGAAATCCTTTGTAAAGAAATTGCAGATAATTTTAAAAGCGACGGCATAACCGTAGTAGCAGGGCCTGCAATAGGAGGGATATTAGTTGCATATGAAATTGCACGCGCAATAAAATGCAGGTCTATATTTACAGAAAAAGAAAACGGCAGGATGACATTAAGAAGAGGATTTGAAATAAATCCCTTGGACAGGGTCCTTGTTGTAGAAGATGTGATAACAACGGGTGGTTCGGTACTTAAGATATTGGAACTTATAAAAGAAAAAAAAGCATATATTGCGGGTGTTGGTTCAATAGTTGATAGAAGTGCAAGTGTGGCTAACTTCGGGCACTCTCTGGGTGTAAAGTTTGTTAAACTTCTTACAATAAATGTCCGTGTGTATAAACAAGAAGAATGCCCTCTTTGTAAAAAAAACATACCCCTGACAAAACCTGGAAGCAGAAAATGATAAGACTTGTTATATTTGATTTGGATGGGACACTTGTAGATGATTACGAAACAATACAAAAAGCACTAAACTATACATTATTAAAGATTAAGATACCTGAACAGACACTTGATGCGGTTAAAAAAGATGTTGGACTCGGATTAGAAAATATGCTTTCTAAATTTATCCCCGAGGGAATGATAAAAGATGCTGTTTTGATATACAGGGAAAAATATTCAAAAATACTTGGCACACATACAAAGGTTCTTCCCTTTGTGGAAGAAACATTGAAAAGATTAAAAGAACTGGGCGTAAAAATAGCGGTTGCAAGCAATAAAACAGGAAATTTTTCAAGAAAATTGGTTAAAATGTTCCCCATACACAAGCATATTGACCTTGTGCTATGCGGGGATGATGTTCAAAATCACAAGCCAGCCCCTGAACTCTTACTTCAAATCATAAAATATTTCAATGTCCCGAAGGAAGACACACTTTATGTTGGTGATATGACAATTGATATAGAGAC from bacterium Unc6 includes the following:
- a CDS encoding GMP synthase (glutamine-hydrolyzing); amino-acid sequence: MKKELIWIIDFGSQYVQLIARRVRAEHVYCEVVPHIVKIKDIKQAGVSGIILSGGPASVYEKNAPMCGRELFEIGIPVLGICYGMQVMAHLLGGLVHKAKTREYGYAELEIMSKNDFFVSIPKKSPVWTSHCDFVSKIPPGFVVLATTNSTKFAAMANIKRELFAVQFHPEVVHTAFGTRMIANFLKRVCKCKGLWTMRSFIDESVKRIKSQAGQGKVVLGLSGGVDSSVAAVLIHQAIGNQLKCIFVDNGLLRQGEAERVKETFGRHFHIDLVSVDARKRFLKKLEGVADPEKKRKIIGAEFIKVFESAAKKIKSVQFLAQGTLYPDVIESRSVYGGPSSIIKSHHNVGGLPKKMKLKLIEPLRFLFKDEVRQVGRELNISEEIIFRHPFPGPGFSVRIIGSITEERLRILRQADAVVEEEIRLAGLYRWLWQAFAVLLPVKSVGIMGDKRTYQNAVVIRAVTSQDGMTADWARIPSKTLTKISNRIINEIQGINRVVFDISSKPPSTIEWE
- a CDS encoding phosphoglucosamine mutase gives rise to the protein MKNIPIIFNTDGLRAEYNKWPLDKHTVKNIGFFLSRLLDAKSIVLCRDGRCSGQSIFSDLCSGMTKYGTTVLDAGLLPTPAMSVLVKKMKADAGISISASHNPSEYNGIKIFSSDGIKIASKYEREIERLLFEDRTDITTSPVIEDAGKMCEDIYLDYLAGVARLPNGGVSDGLNVQDLKISVDCANGAASYIIEKFLKQIDASVMVYSNAPDGVNINKGCGSTCPENICNIVRTDKADIGVALDGDADRAIFCDAKGNIVDGDFVLAMLGLDMLKEGILSCNTVVGTVMSNLGLEIALKENGARLIRTAVGDKNVLDEMLKGNYVIGGEQSGHIIFLRCSTAGDGIVTLIQVLKFMNKTGKTLEDLSSCMKKFPQILLNAPVKNKVPLDKIELYKKALEDANRRLGKYGRIVVRYSGTEPLVRVMVEGDSDAKVKNVAQSLLDAVLDGLNLKKI
- a CDS encoding endonuclease III, encoding MYNKLVEKVGEIIKRLEKVYPGATTALKYSNPFELLVATILSAQCTDVRVNDVAKVLFEKYRTVEDYANADIKEFEKIIYSTGFYKNKAKNIISAAKMVRDKFKGKIPDNMEELLLLPGVARKTANVVLGQAFGKSQGIIVDTHVKRVCYRLGLTNNKDPEKIEKDLMNIVPKEKWIKISYLIINLGRNVCAAKNPQHNKCVLDDMCIKKGEKI
- a CDS encoding orotate phosphoribosyltransferase, yielding MNKETVLNIFKKYNALLEGHFSLSSGLHSPNYLQCAILLQYPDVSEILCKEIADNFKSDGITVVAGPAIGGILVAYEIARAIKCRSIFTEKENGRMTLRRGFEINPLDRVLVVEDVITTGGSVLKILELIKEKKAYIAGVGSIVDRSASVANFGHSLGVKFVKLLTINVRVYKQEECPLCKKNIPLTKPGSRK